The Miscanthus floridulus cultivar M001 chromosome 7, ASM1932011v1, whole genome shotgun sequence genome includes a region encoding these proteins:
- the LOC136464720 gene encoding diphosphomevalonate decarboxylase MVD2, peroxisomal-like: MAVTEGQWVLMATGRTPTNIAVIKYWGKRDEALILPVNDSISVTLDPDHLSATTTVAVSPSFPSDRMWLNGKEISLLGGRFQSCLREIRKRARDFEDEEKGVKIKKEDWGKLHVHIASYNNFPTAAGLASSAAGLACFVFTLGKLMNVKEDYGELSSIARQGSGSACRSIYGGFVKWCMGEKDDGSDSIAVQLADETHWNDLVIIIAVVSSKQKETSSTSGMRDSVETSPLLQYRAQTVVPSRVLKMEEAIKNRDFESFAKLTCADSNQFHAVCLDTSPPIFYMNDTSHRIISLVEKWNHSEGTPQVAYTFDAGPNAVLIAQNRKTAAHLLQKLLYYFPPQDKDLSSYLVGDKSILGDAGVHSMEDVEALPAPPEMKVPDQKFEGDVSYFICSRLGAGPKVIADESQALIDSVTGLPKGV; this comes from the exons ATGGCGGTGACGGAGGGGCAGTGGGTGCTCATGGCAACGGGGCGGACGCCGACCAACATTGCGGTGATCAAGTACTGGGGGAAGCGGGACGAGGCTCTCATCCTCCCCGTTAATGACAGCATCAGCGTCACGCTCGACCCCGACCAcctctccgccaccaccaccgtcgcCGTCAGCCCCTCATTCCCCTCCGACCGCATGTGGCTCAACGGCAAG GAGATCTCGCTGTTAGGAGGAAGGTTTCAGAGCTGCCTCAGAGAGATCAGAAAGCGTGCTCGTGACTTTGAGGATGAGGAGAAGGGCGTCAAGATCAAGAAAGAGGACTGGGGGAAGTTGCATGTCCACATAGCCTCGTACAACAACTTCCCCACGGCTGCTGGTTTGGCCTCTTCGGCTGCTGGCCTTGCCTGTTTCG TTTTCACCCTTGGAAAGCTGATGAATGTGAAAGAAGATTATGGAGAACTTTCTTCAATAGCAAG GCAGGGATCTGGGAGTGCATGCCGTAGTATATATGGTGGTTTTGTGAAATGGTGTATGGGAGAA AAAGATGATGGAAGCGACAGTATTGCCGTGCAGCTTGCTGATGAAACACATTGGAATGATCTTGTAATTATTATTGCAGTG GTCAGTTCAAAGCAGAAGGAAACCAGTAGCACCAGTGGGATGCGAGATAGTGTTGAAACAAGTCCCCTCTTGCAGTACAGGGCCCAG ACAGTAGTGCCAAGTCGGGTGTTGAAAATGGAGGAGGCTATCAAGAATCGTGATTTTGAATCCTTTGCGAAATTAACTTGTGCAGATAGCAACCAGTTTCATGCTGTATGCTTAGACACGAGCCCTCCCATCTTCTACATGAATGACACGTCACACCG GATAATTAGCCTTGTTGAAAAATGGAACCACTCAGAAGGAACCCCACAG GTAGCTTACACCTTCGATGCTGGGCCAAACGCAGTCCTAATCGCACAAAACCGTAAAACTGCAGCACATCTCCTCCAGAAGCTCTTATACTATTTCCCTCCACAAGATAAGGATTTGAGCAG CTATTTGGTTGGCGATAAATCGATTCTAGGTGATGCTGGAGTGCATTCCATGGAAGATGTGGAAGCTCTTCCAGCACCTCCAGAGATGAAGGTACCGGATCAGAAATTCGAGGGTGATGTTAGCTACTTCATCTGCAGCAGGCTTGGGGCTGGTCCAAAGGTTATTGCCGACGAAAGTCAAGCATTGATCGATTCAGTCACCGGACTTCCAAAAGGGGTGTAA
- the LOC136464721 gene encoding probable CCR4-associated factor 1 homolog 7 isoform X2, with protein sequence MAMSDLTATVIPKPDGADDESVEIREVWADNLEEEFALIRDIVDEFPFVAMDTEFPSIVCRPVGAFRSPADYNYATLKANVDMLHLIQLGLTFSGPRGELPALGAGRRRCVWQFNFREFHDARDIFASDSIELLRRTGIDFRINAEHGVDARRFAELLMSSGVVFNDSVYWVTFHAGYDFGLHGGLNKLAELLDVERVGESHQAGSDSLVISCAFWKLKDSFFAGSTEKYAGVLYGLNAENGDSAH encoded by the exons ATGGCAATGTCAGATCTCACAGCAACCGTGATCCCAAAGCCAGACGGGGCCGACGACGAGTCGGTGGAGATCCGGGAGGTGTGGGCGGACAACCTGGAGGAGGAGTTCGCGCTGATCCGCGACATCGTCGACGAGTTCCCGTTCGTCGCGATGGACACGGAGTTCCCGAGCATCGTCTGCCGGCCCGTCGGCGCCTTCCGCTCCCCCGCCGACTACAACTACGCCACCCTCAAGGCCAACGTTGACATGCTGCACCTCATCCAGCTCGGCCTCACCTTCTCTGGGCCGCGCGGCGAGCTGCCGGCCCTCGGtgctggccgccgccgctgcgtcTGGCAGTTCAACTTCCGCGAGTTCCACGACGCGCGCGACATCTTCGCGTCCGACTCCATCGAACTGCTCCGTCGCACCGGCATCGACTTCCGCATCAACGCCGAGCACGGCGTCGATGCCCGACGGTTCGCCGAGCTCCTTATGTCCTCTGGCGTCGTGTTCAACGATTCCGTATACTGGGTCACCTTCCACGCAGGATACGACTTCGG CCTGCACGGCGGGCTGAACAAGCTCGCTGAGCTACTTGATGTGGAGCGCGTTGGGGAGTCTCATCAG GCTGGGTCCGATAGCCTGGTCATTTCCTGTGCATTCTGGAAGCTCAAGGATTCATTCTTCGCGGGCTCAACAGAGAAATATGCAGGTGTCCTGTACGGGCTCAATGCAGAGAATGGTGATAGTGCACATTGA
- the LOC136464721 gene encoding probable CCR4-associated factor 1 homolog 7 isoform X1: protein MAMSDLTATVIPKPDGADDESVEIREVWADNLEEEFALIRDIVDEFPFVAMDTEFPSIVCRPVGAFRSPADYNYATLKANVDMLHLIQLGLTFSGPRGELPALGAGRRRCVWQFNFREFHDARDIFASDSIELLRRTGIDFRINAEHGVDARRFAELLMSSGVVFNDSVYWVTFHAGYDFGYLLKILTCNSLPDTQIGFFELMKIYFPTVYDIKHLMKFCNSLHGGLNKLAELLDVERVGESHQAGSDSLVISCAFWKLKDSFFAGSTEKYAGVLYGLNAENGDSAH, encoded by the exons ATGGCAATGTCAGATCTCACAGCAACCGTGATCCCAAAGCCAGACGGGGCCGACGACGAGTCGGTGGAGATCCGGGAGGTGTGGGCGGACAACCTGGAGGAGGAGTTCGCGCTGATCCGCGACATCGTCGACGAGTTCCCGTTCGTCGCGATGGACACGGAGTTCCCGAGCATCGTCTGCCGGCCCGTCGGCGCCTTCCGCTCCCCCGCCGACTACAACTACGCCACCCTCAAGGCCAACGTTGACATGCTGCACCTCATCCAGCTCGGCCTCACCTTCTCTGGGCCGCGCGGCGAGCTGCCGGCCCTCGGtgctggccgccgccgctgcgtcTGGCAGTTCAACTTCCGCGAGTTCCACGACGCGCGCGACATCTTCGCGTCCGACTCCATCGAACTGCTCCGTCGCACCGGCATCGACTTCCGCATCAACGCCGAGCACGGCGTCGATGCCCGACGGTTCGCCGAGCTCCTTATGTCCTCTGGCGTCGTGTTCAACGATTCCGTATACTGGGTCACCTTCCACGCAGGATACGACTTCGGGTACCTACTGAAGATTCTCACCTGCAATAGCCTCCCAGACACACAAATCGGGTTCTTTGAACTTATGAAGATATATTTTCCGACTGTGTATGACATCAAGCATCTCATGAAGTTCTGCAACAGCCTGCACGGCGGGCTGAACAAGCTCGCTGAGCTACTTGATGTGGAGCGCGTTGGGGAGTCTCATCAG GCTGGGTCCGATAGCCTGGTCATTTCCTGTGCATTCTGGAAGCTCAAGGATTCATTCTTCGCGGGCTCAACAGAGAAATATGCAGGTGTCCTGTACGGGCTCAATGCAGAGAATGGTGATAGTGCACATTGA
- the LOC136467609 gene encoding uncharacterized protein: protein MDGGSGLNILYANTLELLEIDRSRLRGDVAPFHGIVPGKRTRPLGRIDLPVCFGTPSNYRKEVLTFEVVGFGGAYHAILGRPCYAKFMAVPNYTYLKLKMPGPSGIITIESTYEHAYDCDVECIEYAEALAEAETLIAHLDQLSGEAPDSKRRTGAFEPAEAIKLVPVDPACPDDRALRISATLDIK, encoded by the coding sequence atggacggaggcagtggcctcaatatcctctacgccaacaccctggagctcttggagatcgaccggtcgaggctccggggcgacgtcgcacccttccatggcatcgtgccagggaagcgcacgcgacccctcgggcgcatcgaccttcccgtctgcttcggcaccccctccaactaccgcaaggaagtccttacctttgaggtggtcgggttcgggggagcctaccacgccatcctggggcggccgtgttacgctaagttcatggcagtccccaactatacctacctcaagctcaagatgccaggccccagcggtatcatcacgattgagtccacgtacgaacatgcatacgactgcgacgtcgagtgcatcgagtacgccgaggctcttgcggaggccgagaccctcatagcccacctcgaccaacttagtggcgaggcgcctgactccaagcgtcgcacaGGGGCGtttgagcccgcggaggccatcaaactcgtcccggtcgaccccgcctgccccgacgaccgagcgctgaggatcagcgccaccctcgacatcaaatag